One window of Marinilabiliales bacterium genomic DNA carries:
- a CDS encoding XRE family transcriptional regulator: protein MNFSSNIKHLRKRRKKTQEDVAFVLGLKRSTLNNYENGQTTPNATV from the coding sequence ATGAACTTTTCATCAAACATAAAGCACCTCCGCAAAAGGAGGAAGAAGACCCAGGAGGATGTGGCTTTTGTACTGGGACTAAAACGCAGCACCCTGAACAATTACGAGAACGGGCAGACCACACCCAATGCCACCGT
- a CDS encoding DNA polymerase IV, which yields MDITNRDIVHMDLDSFFVSVERLQNSSLQGKPILIGGTSDRAVVSSCSYEARKFGVHSAMPMKMARMLCPDAVVIRGDMENYSRYSNTVTDIIAESAPVYEKASIDEHYIDISGMDRFFGCYRWTHELRQRIIKESGLPISFGLSVNKTVAKIATGEAKPAGGLHVQKPGVPLFLAPLSIKKIPMVGEKTFRMLRAMGVDTISTLRQMPPELMERVMGKNGTEIWRRANGIDNTPVEPYWEQKSVSTERTFEQDTTDVKMLRALLAGMVEKLCYELRSQHKLTSCVTVKLRYANFDTHTLQKRIPYTSFDHTLIEISRGLFDRLYNRRLLIRLIGVRFTHLVQGTQQLNLFEDTPEMVNLYMTVDRLKRRFGKMAVVRAVNAGVAPGKLPA from the coding sequence ATGGATATTACAAACCGCGACATAGTGCACATGGACCTCGACAGCTTCTTCGTGTCGGTCGAGCGGCTGCAGAACAGCAGTCTGCAAGGCAAACCGATACTCATAGGCGGGACATCCGACCGTGCCGTCGTGTCAAGCTGCAGCTATGAGGCCCGCAAATTCGGAGTGCATTCGGCAATGCCGATGAAGATGGCCAGGATGCTCTGCCCCGACGCGGTAGTAATAAGGGGCGACATGGAAAATTACAGCAGATACTCGAATACCGTTACTGATATCATTGCTGAAAGCGCTCCCGTGTACGAAAAGGCATCGATCGATGAGCACTATATAGATATAAGCGGGATGGACCGCTTCTTCGGGTGCTACAGGTGGACCCACGAGTTGCGGCAAAGGATCATAAAAGAGAGCGGGTTGCCGATATCGTTCGGACTGTCGGTTAACAAGACGGTAGCGAAGATAGCTACCGGCGAGGCCAAGCCTGCGGGCGGGCTGCATGTGCAGAAGCCGGGGGTACCGCTGTTCCTGGCACCCCTTTCGATCAAAAAGATCCCGATGGTAGGCGAAAAGACCTTCCGTATGCTGCGGGCAATGGGTGTTGATACCATATCAACACTGCGACAGATGCCGCCGGAGCTTATGGAAAGGGTAATGGGGAAGAACGGGACGGAAATATGGAGAAGGGCCAACGGCATTGATAACACCCCTGTGGAGCCTTACTGGGAGCAGAAATCGGTCAGCACCGAACGCACTTTTGAGCAGGATACCACCGACGTTAAGATGCTGAGGGCGCTGCTGGCGGGAATGGTCGAAAAACTGTGCTATGAGCTGCGGTCGCAGCATAAGCTCACCTCCTGTGTTACCGTAAAACTGCGATACGCCAATTTCGATACCCACACCTTGCAAAAGCGTATCCCCTACACCTCGTTTGATCATACGCTGATTGAAATCTCGCGGGGACTGTTTGACAGGTTATATAACAGGCGACTGCTGATACGGCTTATAGGGGTACGCTTCACCCACCTGGTACAGGGGACCCAGCAGCTCAACCTGTTTGAGGACACCCCCGAGATGGTGAACCTCTACATGACGGTTGACCGGCTGAAAAGGAGGTTTGGGAAGATG